A single region of the Drosophila miranda strain MSH22 chromosome 2, D.miranda_PacBio2.1, whole genome shotgun sequence genome encodes:
- the LOC108157291 gene encoding pyridoxine/pyridoxamine 5'-phosphate oxidase, with the protein MANTQPREEHKSVEEPYLIFQQWLAAVQQQVPQLRPRLACLATVDKAGEPMTRLTKIEAVNATGITFYTNLGSRQAGEISSNPHVSLHFNWAPLRRSVRIAGSARQVSAEQALQQFRNYPRHVQLYLAYGPQSARAATSGVSGIFHWLADRMGSLFGHQQSPIPMPTNWGGFLLTPSLYEFGMDNAGAQGRTCMQFRRCLAMPRGTRGKNLKVEKHDWVFDTFVEHDG; encoded by the exons ATGGCCAACACACAGCCACGCGAGGAGCATAAGAGCGTCGAGGAGCCTTACCTGATCTTTCAGCAGTGGCTGGCGGCTGTTCAGCAGCAGGTGCCACAGCTGCGACCCCGTCTGGCGTGCTTGGCCACCGTAGACAAGGCCGGCGAGCCGATGACGCGGCTGACCAAAATCGAGGCTGTAAACGCCACAGGAATCACCTTCTACACGAACCTCGGGAGTCGACAGGCGGGCGAGATCAGTAGCAATCCGCACGTATCACTGCACTTCAACTGGGCACCGCTTAGGCGCAGCGTTCGCATTGCTGGATCCGCCCGGCAGGTGAGCGCTGAGCAGGCGTTGCAACAGTTTCGCAACTATCCACGCCACGTCCAGCTCTACCTCGCCTACGGTCCACAGTCGGCGCGTGCAGCCACCTCCGGCGTGTCTGGCATTTTCCACTGGTTGGCCGACCGCATGGGCTCGCTTTTTGGGCATCAGCAGTCGCCCATCCCCATGCCGACCAATTGGGGTGGATTCCTGCTGACGCCAAGTCTCTACGAGTTTGGAATGGACAATGCCGGGGCACAAGGGAGGACGTGCATGCAGTTCAGGCGCTGTCTGGCTATGCCCAGG GGCACTAGAGGTAAGAACTTAAAAGTGGAAAAACATGACTGGGTTTTCGACACTTTCGTGGAGCACGATGGCTGA
- the LOC108157644 gene encoding uncharacterized protein LOC108157644: MICNLPNDWPVKMPIDCVFNLSRAAAVYYTGEQISGCLSIKVDLKKPVPVEGISIILSGISYVHWKESLGGPPQIEHNDSSRSCLEEPTKVDYTGSKVHINQVKKLTAGQRLLPGITQLWNFDFELPESLPATCRVGHGSVEYTLKVIIERRSKHFKCFTQRLVIRRSLALTDLKPQMKEESCLRLWLPRSVFVPGQSVVYKVASKNGSAAITRLCQCIYYEGQNPERKIKKVIRILSECSEFQAELRLPLTSPIMTDERQTQPIEISYYIETLSHMKPPLRLPICVGTSAPPAISIVESSRLCFVNLALSQSELFEPINQLLAHSYYSHESGALAQNKHSDRIKLLTCQKKQSYVQFLMRYFYRRLLP; encoded by the exons ATGATATGCAATTTGCCAAACGATTGGCCAGTGAAAATGCCAATAGATTGTGTTTTTAATTTATCGCGTGCCGCTGCCGTGTACTACACTGGTGAACAAATTTCGGGTTGTCTCTCAATAAAAGTGGACCTCAAGAAGCCTGTTCCCGTGGAGG GCATAAGCATCATCCTAAGTGGCATCAGCTATGTACACTGGAAGGAGTCCCTCGGGGGACCACCACAAATTGAACACAACGACAGCTCCAGGAGCTGCCTGGAGGAGCCAACCAAAGTGGATTACACAGGCAGCAAAGTTCACATAAATCAAGTTAAGAAGTTGACCGCTGGACAACGCCTACTTCCGGGCATTACCCAACTGTGGAACTTTGACTTTGAACTTCCCGAAAGTCTGCCAGCCACTTGTCGAGTTGGTCATGGCTCTGTCGAGTATACCCTTAAAGTGATTATTGAACGAAGGAGCAAACACTTCAAGTGCTTCACGCAGCGTTTGGTCATCAGAAGAAGCCTCGCACTTACAGATCTCAAGCCGCAAATGAAGGAGGAATCATGCCTGAGACTTTGGCTTCCAAGAAGTGTCTTTGTGCCAGGTCAAAGTGTTGTCTATAAAGTGGCATCGAAGAATGGCTCTGCTGCCATCACACGGCTATGTCAGTGTATCTATTATGAGGGTCAAAATCCTGAAAGAAAGATTAAAAAAGTCATACGTATCCTATCAGAGTGCTCCGAATTCCAAGCTGAACTTCGTTTGCCTTTGACCTCCCCGATTATGACTGATGAAAGGCAGACACAACCCATAGAAATCAGTTATTATATCGAGACTCTAAGCCACATGAAACCTCCTCTAAGGCTGCCAATTTGTGTGGGAACTTCAGCACCACCTGCTATTTCTATCGTTGAATCTTCCCGTCTTTGTTTTGTGAATTTAG CCCTTAGTCAAAGCGAATTGTTTGAGCCAATTAATCAGCTACTGGCCCACAGCTACTATTCCCATGAAAGTGGTGCCCTGGCCCAAAATAAACACTCCGATCGGATTAAATTACTGACATGCCAGAAGAAACAGTCGTATGTGCAATTTTTAATGCGGTATTTCTATAGAAGATTGCTACCATAG
- the LOC108156790 gene encoding arrestin domain-containing protein 17, with product MPIECLISFDNNPQGVYYAGQELSGVVDLSVDATKRIKGIHVTVSGYAKIRWIKKGYPRDSERAMCRAYRSYLSSRSYVLGSCASNSFIDWPAGEYSYTFHVILPDNLPTSFDGKYGQIHYEIITTIERAGRYPKVFKLPFTVIQPLDLNADAIYRVPLEILDRKRFWSFCCPTGPLTVKFSTPYCGYAPGQKIHFVLYINNESSIDITECEVKLKQEVSYESHDPHHEYRYDKHLIARKQFGNVLRWSRKVYRGYLDLPSIPPTSVKPTCPISVNYSIKIIVKPTEFHWKLKLKIPLTIGSIPIMDGPEALLRFNRQQQQHQVVSQNLQMSTQQQRPRHRDRDRDRDRNRDRDQNQRTPTAQQRQHLSSITNNNNNHGRLVGGLLPTNSNMNMIVNASPTPTSSTPSSTPTTAALRPPMASMLPAILVTSDSDNPPDYIPMMPPSYEDAMALSEKFSDDTEFLTNVSMSSIMSAQAVVTTSEPFKPRYPVYYEYETPTIPPGSDDSNESDT from the exons ATGCCAATTGAGTGCCTTATATCATTTGATAATAATCCACAAGGTGTCTACTATGCCGGACAGGAGCTATCTGGCGTTGTTGATCTCAGCGTCGATGCCACCAAGCGGATCAAAG GCATCCACGTCACTGTCAGCGGATATGCCAAGATACGCTGGATAAAAAAGGGATATCCGCGCGATAGCGAGCGCGCCATGTGCCGTGCCTATCGATCGTATCTGTCATCGAGATCGTACGTGCTGGGATCGTGCGCGAGCAACTCTTTTATCGACTGGCCCGCCGGCGAATACTCGTACACATTCCATGTCATCCTGCCCGACAATCTGCCAACATCGTTCGATGGTAAATACGGACAGATACACTACGAGATCATAACGACGATCGAGCGGGCCGGCCGATATCCAAAGGTATTCAAGCTGCCATTTACCGTGATACAACCATTGGACCTGAATGCCGATGCTATATACAGA GTGCCCTTGGAGATACTCGATCGTAAGCGTTTCTGGAGCTTTTGCTGCCCCACGGGACCGCTGACTGTGAAGTTCTCAACACCCTACTGCGGCTATGCCCCCGGCCAGAAGATCCACTTTGTGCTGTACATCAACAACGAGTCCTCCATCGACATCACCGAGTGTGAGGTGAAGCTAAAACAGGAAGTCAGCTACGAGTCGCACGATCCCCATCATGAGTATCGCTACGACAAGCATCTGATAGCACGAAAACAGTTCGGGAATGTCTTGCGCTGGTCGAGGAAGGTCTACAGGGGATATCTGGATCTGCCGTCGATACCGCCCACATCGGTGAAGCCCACATGCCCCATTAGTGTTAACTATTCGATTAAGATCATTGTCAAACCAACGGAATTCCACTGGAAGCTGAAACTGAAGATCCCCCTGACCATTGGCAGCATTCCGATTATGGATGGACCGGAGGCCCTGCTGCGCTTCAAtcgccagcagcaacagcaccaaGTAGTTAGTCAAAATTTACAAATGTCAACGCAACAACAAAGGCCGCGACACAGAGATCGGGATAGGGATCGTGATCGTAATCGGGATAGGGATCAGAATCAGAGGACACCTACCGCACAGCAGAGACAACATTTGAGTAGCATTACAAATAATAACAACAATCATGGACGTCTAGTGGGTGGACTACTGCCGACCAATAGCAATATGAATATGATAGTGAATGCCAGTCCAACGCCCACTAGCTCCACGCCATCATCAACGCCAACAACTGCCGCCCTCAGGCCGCCCATGGCCTCCATGCTGCCAGCGATATTGGTGACCAGCGATAGCGATAATCCACCGGATTATATACCAATGA TGCCGCCCTCGTATGAAGATGCTATGGCTCTGAGTGAGAAATTCAGCGATGATACTGAGTTCTTAACAAACGTTAGCATGAGCAGCATTATGTCCGCTCAGGCTGTTGTTACCACAAGTGAGCCCTTTAAGCCGCGTTATCCGGTCTATTACGAATATGAGACACCGACCATACCGCCCGGTAGTGATGATTCCAATGAATCCGACACATAA
- the LOC108157290 gene encoding pyridoxine-5'-phosphate oxidase — protein MRLLRTLRIMNQGQLEVQLSALRLKYHERKDAFLEENIKIKNPFCIFRDWLELALKTPEILEPNAAALATVNPQGKPSNRFVLVKEATAEGFTFFTNYGSRKADDILENPNVAISFYWMPLRRSVRIEGVAEKIPKADSLKYFHERPRASQIGAIASPQSRRIPSRGYLDELEAGIKAQLGPEEEVPLPNWGGYLVRPNLIEFWQGQTDRLHDRIRFRRGQGVQTEVDGELIHGGEDGWIYERLAP, from the exons A TGCGACTGCTGCGGACACTGCGCATTATGAACCAGGGACAACTCGAAGTGCAGCTTTCAG CTTTGCGCCTGAAGTACCACGAGCGCAAGGATGCCTTCCTGGAGGAGAATATCAAGATAAAGAATCCCTTTTGCATATTTCGCGATTGGTTGGAACTGGCTCTTAAGACGCCGGAGATTCTGGAGCCTAATGCAGCAGCCCTGGCCACTGTGAACCCCCAGGGAAAACCATCTAATCGCTTTGTTCTGGTCAAGGAGGCCACCGCCGAGGGGTTCACCTTCTTCACGAACTACGGGAGCCGCAAGGCCGACGATATTTTGGAAAATCCAAATGTGGCAATATCCTTCTACTGGATGCCTCTCCGACGCAGTGTTCGCATCGAGGGAGTGGCAGAGAAAATCCCTAAAGCAGACTCCCTGAAGTACTTCCATGAGCGGCCAAGGGCCAGCCAAATCGGAGCCATCGCCAGTCCTCAGAGTCGGCGCATACCCTCCAGAGGCTACCTTGATGAACTGGAGGCCGGAATCAAGGCACAACTAGGACCAGAAGAAGAGGTGCCGCTCCCCAACTGGGGTGGATATCTGGTGCGTCCCAATCTCATAGAGTTCTGGCAGGGACAGACGGATCGCCTACACGATCGCATTCGTTTTAGACGTGGCCAAGGAGTGCAGACAGAGGTCGATGGCGAGCTAATTCATGGCGGAGAAGATGGTTGGATCTACGAGCGATTGGCTCCTTAG